A segment of the Moorena sp. SIOASIH genome:
AGGGGTATCCCTTGAGCATGATCAACTCTATACTCCCCAGCTATGCTACGTGTGCAAGCAGCCTTACAAACGTGTACATCACTTTTACCACCAGTTTTGTCCTAACTGTGCCCCTGAACACTATAGTCGGCGCTACGCCCGAACTGACTTACAGGGTCGGCGAGTGCTAGTCACGGGTGGACGGATTAAGATTGGGTATCACGTTGCACTCAAAATGCTACGGGACGGTGCTCATGTGATTGTAACCACCCGATTCCCAAAAGATGCCGCCCGTCGATACCTGGCTGAGACAGACTCACACCTATGGGGTGACCGATTGGAAATCTACGGGCTAGATTTTCGTGATCTGCGTGGGGTGATGGCATTTATCGATCAGTTGCTGGCATCTGCCCCACTCAATATTATTATCAATAATGCTGCCCAAACCATTCGCCGCCCACCTGCATATTTCAAAACTCTTGTCCAAGGGGAGATGGAGAGTCTGGATCAACAAACCAGGCAATGGGTGAAAGCTGAATCAGAGGCTCTGGTAAAGAACTCAGCACTTAACGCTTTTTACCAGCTCTGTCTGAGCAGCAAGGAGGATCCAAACTTTCCGGATGGAGTCCTTGACATTGAGGGTCAGCCCTTAGATTTGAGGCATGTTAATAGCTGGCGACTGTTACTTGACCAGGTTGAGCCGATCGAGATGGTTGAGGCTTGGTTGGTAACGACTATGGCACCTTACTTATTCAATTCCCGCTTGAAGCCGTCACTGATGGCATCTCCTTTCGAAGATCGTTATATTGTCAATGTCTCTGCTGTAGAAGGTCAATTCTCCTATCGAAATAAGACACCCTATCATCCCCACACTAATATGGCTAAAGCCGCACTGAACATGATGACCCGAACTGTGGGGATGGATTATGTTTGCGATCGCATTTATATGACAAGTGTTGACACGGGTTGGATTACAGACGAGAAGCCTCATCCTGTGCGTGAATACCTCCGTCAGGAAGGATTCCGTCCACCACTTGATGTGATTGATGGTGCTGCACGGGTCTATGATCCCATTGTGCGCGGGTTAGCAGGGGAGCGCCTCTATGGGGTGTTCCTGAAAGACTATAAACCATGTGATTGGTAAGGTAATATCATGTCGGGTTTAAAAGTTATAGTGTAGGGAATTTAGAATTTAGAATTTAGAATTTAGAATTTAGAATCGGGAATCGGGAATCGGGAATCGGGAATCGGGAATTGTTTCCTACTCCCTACTCCCTACTCCCTACTCCCTACTCCCTACTCCCTTCGCTATATTAGCTCCTCAAGGGTTCATTAGCTTAAGCAAAATAGACTGCCATTTTTGTACTAATGCTTTATCACTAGTCTTAATTTCCTGAATTACCCACTGCTCCATCCCTAAGGAAGCAAAGGAATATCTACCGTTACCAAAGTCATCCTGATCCTGAGCAATAATTACGCCTTGTTCTACTAGGTTAGTTAACTCTCGTTGATGTTGGCTAAAGATTACGTCAATTTTACTTAAGTCAATATCACTTAAGTCAATAGTAATCTTCTGCTCCAGACCACCTTTTAACTTCGACCAAGTCATCAGTATCAACAGCCCTTGCTCGACGTCCCTGCACCGTTGCCAAATATTTTGGAAAATCTGTCTAGTTTCACTTTCAAACTCCTTGGTAAAGGTTTCAGTATCAGGTAACTTCCCAGTTCTTAATCCTCTGAATAGCAAAGAACCAGCAATTTGTAGCAGCGCGGGATGTCCACCAGCCATGTCTTTAATGACATCCCGTAATGCTGGGGTGATGGGAATACTTGCCATCAATTGCTCGACTTCAGTTTCCGTTAATGGCTTCAGGGATTGAAACAGATAATGGTTGTACCAGGGAGAACTATTGGGATTAAAAGGAGGACCAAGTTCATTGAGACGGCGGAGTGAAGCAACAATCATTGCCAGATATTTTCTCTCCTTGCTGTGATAAGCTACGGTACGACACTCAGTTAGAAAGGTTTCCATGTCAGCTTGAGTATAGTGCTGGCTTTCCACCAAAGCCGCATCATAGTCATCGACTAGCAACACCAAGAACTTGTTTCGTTTCCCAAGCTTGCGCAATACTTGGCGCATAGCCCTGGCATTTGCTTTTCCGTGGTCGAGCAATGTCTCAAGGTCACTCTCAAGGTCTGGCTCACTGTCTAATTTATCGATCAGCTCAGTTAGGACTTTTTCCCAAAACCTTGAAGCTGTAAACGGTTGGATACTTTCGCAACTGAGTAGCACCATGACAGCCTGTGATGGGTCTTGTCCATACTCTTGCCAAACTTCTGGGGAAGCCAGGAGTTCCAGGAAAGAGGTTTTTCCCATGCCTGGACCACCCCAAATGGCTAAGCTACTGCGCTGATAAATTTGATCAAAGGCAGCCTGAATTTCTGATCGTCGTCCCACAAAACGGTCTGGGGGAACTGGTTTGCCCACAAAGAAAGGATTGTTTAATTTGTTATAAAGTTGATCAGCGTCTTGATTATCTGGCTCTATCCTTAGCACTTGCTCAAATTGCCGCATTCCTAGGATCACTTCCCCTACTTCCATGAGGTGTTTTCCATAACCTAAAAGTGATTCCACTAATCCATCCTGATTCCGGACTCGATCAACTAGGTATGCTCGCTGATAGCATTCCACTGCTTTATCAAATACGTGACCTTCCAAATATATCCTTGCTATCTCGAATAAAGCACTAAAGTGATTGGGATTGGCTTTCAAAACCTGTTCATAGGGTTTTACCTGATGGGATACATCCCCCTGATCACTCCGTTCCCTTGCTTTTTTATAAATAGCCTTAGCCTCTGGATCGAGGTCTTCTAATTCAAATATCTCTCGCCGCAATGGGTAACGTTGGATTAACCAGCGGCGGACTAATTCTATTTCTACCTTGTAGGATTTTCCTTTGTAGGATGAAACTTTATCAGTTATGTCTACAACCCCCAAGAAACCTGATTCAACCAGTTTTTCCCTAGCTTGAGTCAAAGACTCGGTGATGGTAACGCCATACTCTTTCAGTAAACTCAACGGGTCTTGCACAACCTGAGTATAATTTCTTTCAGCTTTTTTTTGAGCCTCTGCTACTGCCGAAAATATCACTCGTTCAGGAATCGGTAATCCATTCCGAAACCAGATTAATCCTGCCTCACCAATTTCAATGGCATCATCAACAATTCTGGTGACATCATCACGAGTTACCTGCCACTTTTGTTCAGTTCTAGCTTGAGCAAACAGTGCATGACATATTACCTGAGTGAAATAGGGATGACCTGAAGCTAATGCTAAGATGGCATCGATTGCCTCCGATTCATAGGGCAAAGATCCCTTAGCTGGTTCAGTGATTAACTCTCTGGCACTTCGTTCACTGAGCACTTCAATACGTTTGTTAGGAGCCTCTTTAAAGAATCCCATAAACTTGGATATATCATCCAGTTGCCTTCCTATAAAGGGAATAATAAATAATCGCTGATCCTGTTTAATCAGAGATTGTAGATAAGGGAAAAACGTTTCAGCTGATGACTCCTTTGATGATGAAGTAGGATAGTCACTACTCAACACATCAAATTCATCTAGCAACAACACCAGCTTCTTATCCCCTAATTCTTGATATACTTTTGGTAAAAAACTATCCGCAAAACGAGTCGGATTGGTTTCTAATTCCGTAACGGTTGGTAGCTTACTAGGGTCAGACTCTAGCTGAAGTTGATTAATAATAGCTTGTCCTAAACTGTAGAGAACACGACTAAGGGATAACTGACTTTGGTCGTGTAGATCAAACTGGACAAATACAAAGTCATCTTGCCCAACAAAATTGGGAATTTGTATAAGTACAGAGGATTTCCCAATACGTCGTTGACCTTGGAACAAAATTACCTTTGCGCCCTGCCGGAGGTTGTCCTCAATGAAGCCAAACTCTTCGCCTCTACCGAAAAATAATTCCGGTTCAGAGATCGGACGACCAACAATATAAGGATTTATAATAAAAGGACTTTCCCGAACAGTTGTAGTAGTCATCTTGGCTTTCTCCCCAGTTCCGTTGAGTGCCTCTCCCGGCATTTGTGGTCAACTATAGCAGTTTTCAATTGGGTTAGGTACAAAGTTTTAGGGAGCAGGGAGCAGGGAGCAGGGAGCAGGGAGCAGGGAGCAGGAAGAGGTAAGAGGAAAAAAATCCTGTGTACCTCATAGATATGAAAAACGCTGTATGTTAATAGTTTATAATAAGTTACAGTCTCATAATTAACAAATTATCCTTACAAGTTATCCTTCTCTTGCCTCTTGCCTCTTGCCTCTTGCCTCTTGCCTCTTGCCTCTTGCCTGTTCCCTGTTCCCTATTCCCTGTTCCCGTTTCATATTGGAAGGGCAGCTGCCACTGTTCCAATCCATCCTAGGATAGGTGGCACCTGGTCTTTGTTGTTCCATAACCAACGAATGGCTTTAGTAACTTTTTCTGCTTGCTTTGAACTCATCACATTCAGAAATACTTTCTTTCGTTGTTCTAGTTCAGTTTCATTGCTATTCTGGATTTTTTTGACCACCCACCACTCCATAATAGAAGATGCAAAGGAATAACTAATCTTATTTTCAGTGTCTTGACGTTTAATTACTCCTTGCCCCACTAGAGCATTTAACTCTAGCTCCTGCTGACTAAAAATGTTATCTAAATCACTGATATCGTAGCGCTGATTAGGCAATCGACCCTTTAGTTCAGACAGGGCAATTAGCATTAACAACGTTTGCTCGATGGGATTAGATAGTTCCCACATTGCTTGAAAGATATGTACGGTTGTTTCTTTAAACTTTTCGGCAAAGGTAGCAGGTTTGAGGTCTCCTCCAGCTTGTAACTCTTGGTAAAGCAGATAACCGGCATTCTGTAGCAAGCCTGGGTGTCCATCAGCAATCTCGGCAATACCATCCCGCAAAGCTGGTGTCATGGGCATACCCAGTAGCAGAGCATCTACTTCATTTTTGGTAAATGGCTTAAGTTGTCGAAACATATATTGATTGTACCACGGGGATTGACCTGGAGTGAGACTCGGCCCAAGTTCATTAAGACGGCGAGAAGACGTAACAATCATCGAAAGATATTGCCTTTCCTTAGCCAAATTGGCTACGGTGCGACACTGACTTAGAAAGGCTTTCATGTCAGCTTCAGTGTAGGTTTCATGAGGGAGAAAAACAGCATCATAATCATCAACTAGCAATACTAGGAATTTATTGTGTGCTCCCAGCTTACCCAAGACTTTGCGGAAATCTTCAGCAGTGCTTTTTCCGTCTTGGACTAATCTATCGATATCTGCTTGCAGCCCTGGATTGGTGTCCAGTTTAGTTTTAATCAAGCTCAAGACCTTTCCCCAGAAGCCAGACCCAGTGAAGGGATGGATACTGAGGCAATTTAACAACACAATTACTGCTTCCGATAGGTCGGTCTGGTGCATTCGCCAGATTTCTGGCCATGTCAGTAATTCCAGAAAGGAAGACTTTCCAATTCCTGGACCTCCCCACAGGGATAGGTTACTGCGGTTGGAGATTTGATCGAAAGCGGTTTTAATCAGAGCAGTTCGTCCCACAAAACGCTCTGGGGGGACTGGCTGACCGACAATGAAGGGATTGTTTGGCATTGGAACTAATTAGTAATTCAATCAGTAATTATCTCAGAAGTGTTGAAGAGGGAATTGGGAATAGGGGGAAAAGTGTGGGGAGAGTCTGGGGAGGGGGAGGAGTGTAGGAAGAAGGGGGAGAGGAGGACGGAGGCTCGGGGATAGGAAATAAGTTGTTTTCGATTAAATCAGTATCTTTAAGTAGATTTTTGCTCATTTTTCTCGTAGTTCCTACTCTGATGACAACAACGATTTTGGGAAACGTTTATGACTGGATTTAACTCTTGTGGCACTATTTTCAGTATAGTGCAGTTCTCAATTGTGTGAGGTATTTTGCTCTTTGCTACTGTTCCCTGTTCCCTATTCCCTATTCCCTTGTTCTATCAACTCTGCAACTTATTACCAGTCCTAAGAATCTGTCCAGCTAAGACAGCAGCACCAAAGCCATTATCAATATTCACTACTCCTATCCCTGGTGCGCAAGAATTCAACATCGTTAACAGGGGTGCCATACCACCAAAACTGGCTCCATAGCCGACACTAGTCGGAACGGCAATCACTGGACAATCGGCCATGCCAGCTACCACACTGGGCAATGCTCCTTCCATCCCAGCTACGACAATTAAGACATCGGCCTCGGCAATCATCTGTCGATTATTCAGCAAGCGGTGGATACCAGCTACCCCCACATCCCAAAGGCGCTTGACCTGAAACCCACATAACTCAGCGGTTATTGCGGCTTCCTGAGCTACTGGTAAATCTGATGTGCCAGCGGAAATTAGACTAATGATACCGGCATACTTAGGTTCGAGCTGGGATGGTGCGATCGCACAAATCCGAGCTGTGGAATAATACTGTAACTCTGGGACTTTTGACTCTAGCTCTGTTGCCACCTCTGGTGTAATCCGTGTGGCCATTACTACCGGATTCCGCTGGCGCATTACCGCCATAATCTGAGCAATTTGGTCAGGGGTTTTTCCCTCTCCCCAAATTACCTCAGGAAATCCAGTTCTTAAAGTGCGGTGGTGGTCAATTTTGGCAAAATCACCCACTTCTTCGTAGGTAAAATCCTTCAGTTTATCTAGAGCAACAGTTGGGCTAAGGTCACCAGCCGCAACCGCTTCCAGTAGAGATTTTAGTGCTTCGGGTTGAGTCATTTTCTTTTTTAAGGGAACAGGGAACAGGGAACAGGGAACAGGGAATAGGGAGTAGGGAGTAGGGAGTAGGGAGTAGGGAGTAGGGAGTAGGGAGTAGGGAGCAGGGAGCAGGGAGCAGGGAGTAGGGAGTAGGGAGTAGGGAGTAGGGAGTAGGGAGTAGGGAAGAAGTTTTAATGGTTTAATGTTTCAAATTTAAGGTTTAATAATGATGATTGATCATAACATCAAAAAATCCTCCTATTTCTTTCCTACTGTTCCCTATTCCCTGCTCCCTGCTCCCTATTCCCTATTCCCTATTCCCTATTCCCTATTCCCTATTCCCTATTCCCTACTCCCTATTCCCTATTCCCTGTTCATTCTGAAATTTTCAGTTCATCAATATTCCAGAATGCGCCTCCTAGAGCGGAATATTGAATTCCTTCTATGGAATTACGAACTGCGGTCATGGAGAGAGGGTTAATCAGATAAATATAAGGCAAGTGTTCTAAATTAATCCGTTGGGCTTCTTGATAAATCTTTTTGCGATTGTTTTCATCTAATTCTTGAGCGCCTTGGATATAAAGGTCACTTATTTTTTGCTCCCAATCGGCTATTTTACGACCTTGAATGGGGGATTGACCAGGGAAGGTTTTTTGATTAAAGCTGTGCAATCCCCCATCCACAGACCAGACATTAGAACTATTATTGGGTTCAAAGCCACCGCCACTAAAACCAAGCAGATGGCATTCCCAATCTAAGCTATTGCCGAGTTTGTCTACTAGGGTATTGAAGGCAATGGGAGTAAAATCGACTTGAATGCCAATTTTACTGAGGTCTTGCTTAATCTGTGCTCCCATGGCTTCTCGCAGCTTATTACCAGCATTAGTCATTAAGGTGAAACGGACTCGATTACCTTGGCTATCGAGCAGTTCCCCTTCGTCATTGTATTTAAAGCCCGCCTTGAACAGTAATTTCTTGGCTTTTTCGGGATTATAGTCATACACTGGTAACCCTTTTTCTGGTGACAGATAATAGGGGCTTTGCACGGGTAAGTTAGAATATTGCGGCGCACCTAACCCCCGATACAAATTATTCAGCATGGTTTGCCGGTCTATGCCATAGGCAACGGCTTGTCTAAATTCGAGAGTATTAAACCAACGGGACTTAATTGGATCTACTAAAGGCTCTCCATCCCGGCTACCGGTGTTGAGATTGAAGGAGATAAAACTGGAACTGAGGGTAGGACCAGCGATGTGGATGGTAAAGTTACCCTTTTTTTCCTCTTGCTTGAGCAGGGAATAGTATTCAGGGGATACACCCAGAGCATCTAATCCGCCGGAGCGAAACTGAATGAAGGATGAATCGGTTGATTCTACAATTTCCCAGATCGCCCGCTCAATATAAGGTTGCTGGTTTCCCTGTTCATCCTTTTTCCAGTAGTAGGGATTACGGTCATAAACCACCCGCTGACTGGTGCGGTAGAGTTTGAGTTTGTAAGGACCGTTGACAATAATATCCTTGGGGTCTGTATCTACCCCCCACATGGTCAAAAACTTAGGATTCCCCTCTGAATCTTTGGTTTTTACGAATTCTTGCAGCACATGAGCGGGTAAGACCGGTAAGCCAGTACTGCGGAGAAAGGGCGCAAAGGGTTCAGGCACAGAAAATTCCACCTGACGCTGGTCTATCTTCCTGACCTTTGGTAAGGCTCGACTCTTGCCAACCCGGAGGATATCTCTAGAATCAGTGGGAATTTCTGGGTTGAGGTAGATGTCATTATAGGTAAAGACGACATCATCAGTGGTTAGGGGCTCACCATCGGACCACTTTAGCCCCTCCCTCAAGGTAAATAGGATTTTAAGTTTATCCTCCGAAATCTGCCAGGATTCCGCTAAACCCGGGATTATTTCCCCGGTGATGCCATCAGTGTCTACTAAACCCTGAAAGGTAAGACCAAAAATATTGGTAGCACTTTGGTTGAGGGCATAGTTAAAGGTATTTATGTCACTGAGAATACTCTGGACTATGTGGGGAACATGAGCTTCTGTGGTTTCAAATTGGCTGATGCTACAGCCAGGCAGTGCGATCGCAAAAC
Coding sequences within it:
- a CDS encoding ABC transporter substrate-binding protein, encoding MISGNPLVVLWHRFLGIFLALSFAIALPGCSISQFETTEAHVPHIVQSILSDINTFNYALNQSATNIFGLTFQGLVDTDGITGEIIPGLAESWQISEDKLKILFTLREGLKWSDGEPLTTDDVVFTYNDIYLNPEIPTDSRDILRVGKSRALPKVRKIDQRQVEFSVPEPFAPFLRSTGLPVLPAHVLQEFVKTKDSEGNPKFLTMWGVDTDPKDIIVNGPYKLKLYRTSQRVVYDRNPYYWKKDEQGNQQPYIERAIWEIVESTDSSFIQFRSGGLDALGVSPEYYSLLKQEEKKGNFTIHIAGPTLSSSFISFNLNTGSRDGEPLVDPIKSRWFNTLEFRQAVAYGIDRQTMLNNLYRGLGAPQYSNLPVQSPYYLSPEKGLPVYDYNPEKAKKLLFKAGFKYNDEGELLDSQGNRVRFTLMTNAGNKLREAMGAQIKQDLSKIGIQVDFTPIAFNTLVDKLGNSLDWECHLLGFSGGGFEPNNSSNVWSVDGGLHSFNQKTFPGQSPIQGRKIADWEQKISDLYIQGAQELDENNRKKIYQEAQRINLEHLPYIYLINPLSMTAVRNSIEGIQYSALGGAFWNIDELKISE
- a CDS encoding SDR family oxidoreductase → MDITQPHHPSVNEQELAICLRVLEAAGRMSSDNPQLLTIELAVSALKKRLKQKRRHQRKQARRQHDLALLARAQIHGEALPERLRQLAAGVSLEHDQLYTPQLCYVCKQPYKRVHHFYHQFCPNCAPEHYSRRYARTDLQGRRVLVTGGRIKIGYHVALKMLRDGAHVIVTTRFPKDAARRYLAETDSHLWGDRLEIYGLDFRDLRGVMAFIDQLLASAPLNIIINNAAQTIRRPPAYFKTLVQGEMESLDQQTRQWVKAESEALVKNSALNAFYQLCLSSKEDPNFPDGVLDIEGQPLDLRHVNSWRLLLDQVEPIEMVEAWLVTTMAPYLFNSRLKPSLMASPFEDRYIVNVSAVEGQFSYRNKTPYHPHTNMAKAALNMMTRTVGMDYVCDRIYMTSVDTGWITDEKPHPVREYLRQEGFRPPLDVIDGAARVYDPIVRGLAGERLYGVFLKDYKPCDW
- the larB gene encoding nickel pincer cofactor biosynthesis protein LarB, with amino-acid sequence MTQPEALKSLLEAVAAGDLSPTVALDKLKDFTYEEVGDFAKIDHHRTLRTGFPEVIWGEGKTPDQIAQIMAVMRQRNPVVMATRITPEVATELESKVPELQYYSTARICAIAPSQLEPKYAGIISLISAGTSDLPVAQEAAITAELCGFQVKRLWDVGVAGIHRLLNNRQMIAEADVLIVVAGMEGALPSVVAGMADCPVIAVPTSVGYGASFGGMAPLLTMLNSCAPGIGVVNIDNGFGAAVLAGQILRTGNKLQS
- a CDS encoding ATP-binding protein, giving the protein MPNNPFIVGQPVPPERFVGRTALIKTAFDQISNRSNLSLWGGPGIGKSSFLELLTWPEIWRMHQTDLSEAVIVLLNCLSIHPFTGSGFWGKVLSLIKTKLDTNPGLQADIDRLVQDGKSTAEDFRKVLGKLGAHNKFLVLLVDDYDAVFLPHETYTEADMKAFLSQCRTVANLAKERQYLSMIVTSSRRLNELGPSLTPGQSPWYNQYMFRQLKPFTKNEVDALLLGMPMTPALRDGIAEIADGHPGLLQNAGYLLYQELQAGGDLKPATFAEKFKETTVHIFQAMWELSNPIEQTLLMLIALSELKGRLPNQRYDISDLDNIFSQQELELNALVGQGVIKRQDTENKISYSFASSIMEWWVVKKIQNSNETELEQRKKVFLNVMSSKQAEKVTKAIRWLWNNKDQVPPILGWIGTVAAALPI
- a CDS encoding ATP-binding protein → MTTTTVRESPFIINPYIVGRPISEPELFFGRGEEFGFIEDNLRQGAKVILFQGQRRIGKSSVLIQIPNFVGQDDFVFVQFDLHDQSQLSLSRVLYSLGQAIINQLQLESDPSKLPTVTELETNPTRFADSFLPKVYQELGDKKLVLLLDEFDVLSSDYPTSSSKESSAETFFPYLQSLIKQDQRLFIIPFIGRQLDDISKFMGFFKEAPNKRIEVLSERSARELITEPAKGSLPYESEAIDAILALASGHPYFTQVICHALFAQARTEQKWQVTRDDVTRIVDDAIEIGEAGLIWFRNGLPIPERVIFSAVAEAQKKAERNYTQVVQDPLSLLKEYGVTITESLTQAREKLVESGFLGVVDITDKVSSYKGKSYKVEIELVRRWLIQRYPLRREIFELEDLDPEAKAIYKKARERSDQGDVSHQVKPYEQVLKANPNHFSALFEIARIYLEGHVFDKAVECYQRAYLVDRVRNQDGLVESLLGYGKHLMEVGEVILGMRQFEQVLRIEPDNQDADQLYNKLNNPFFVGKPVPPDRFVGRRSEIQAAFDQIYQRSSLAIWGGPGMGKTSFLELLASPEVWQEYGQDPSQAVMVLLSCESIQPFTASRFWEKVLTELIDKLDSEPDLESDLETLLDHGKANARAMRQVLRKLGKRNKFLVLLVDDYDAALVESQHYTQADMETFLTECRTVAYHSKERKYLAMIVASLRRLNELGPPFNPNSSPWYNHYLFQSLKPLTETEVEQLMASIPITPALRDVIKDMAGGHPALLQIAGSLLFRGLRTGKLPDTETFTKEFESETRQIFQNIWQRCRDVEQGLLILMTWSKLKGGLEQKITIDLSDIDLSKIDVIFSQHQRELTNLVEQGVIIAQDQDDFGNGRYSFASLGMEQWVIQEIKTSDKALVQKWQSILLKLMNP